Proteins encoded together in one Plasmodium cynomolgi strain B DNA, chromosome 9, whole genome shotgun sequence window:
- a CDS encoding hypothetical protein (putative): MCHYETHAIETERGLINVYFEKQSKLYCLLHTANNILQAHVYSPDDFKDAESMLENAAVGIGTLSGDQGDAAGRGHTDQNSINCYTPDGDGNPSSTQLADVTAKEALNCNNVLTYIKRGFHYFGNFNINILYFFMNKHNIELHWVDNKEIFRKINNSKDSGCVTLFDNNQLNDKKLIAFVVNIVRVNLFDFYHHRHFYAIRKISGMWFQLDSSLSKPVLLPTNED, from the exons ATGTGCCACTATGAAACACACGCAATTGAAACGGAAAGAGGGTTAATAAATGTGTACTTTGAAAAGCAAAGCAAATTGTATTGCTTGCTTCACACTGCGAACAATATTTTACAGGCACATGTATATTCCCCCGACGATTTTAAAGACGCCGAAAGTATGCTGGAAAATGCCGCTGTGGGAATTGGCACGTTAAGCGGTGACCAGGGAGATGCTGCAGGGAGAGGCCACACTGATCAGAATAGCATAAATTGTTACACCCCCGACGGAGATGGCAACCCTAGCAGTACGCAGCTAGCCGATGTCACAGCGAAGGAAGCATTAAACTGCAATAACGTCCTCACGTACATTAAAAGAGGCTTCCACTACTTTGGAAATTTCAACATCAACATTTTGTACTTCTTCATGAATAAGCACAACATTGAGCTGCACTGGGTTGACAACAAGGAGATATttcgcaaaataaataacagcAAAGACAGTGGCTGTGTCACACTCTTCGATAACAACCagttaaatgataaaaagtTAATCGCATTCGTGGTGAACATCGTTCGGGTTAACCTTTTCGATTTCTACCACCACCGGCATTTTTACGCAATAAGGAAAATTTCAG GGATGTGGTTCCAGCTGGATTCCTCACTGAGTAAACCCGTTTTGTTACCCACAAATGAAGAC
- a CDS encoding hypothetical protein (putative) yields IEENDELEEEEQKQKSKAQENKQHFLSSRNPCTHDHSKERQLYEKESKEKIKASNAFNEEGKKAFYEKNYKLACVYFRKGLIQLDYSFPDSEQEQCEQSRLEINLHLNLAITKFHMSNYHECISECSTVGAECALGRI; encoded by the coding sequence ATCGAGGAAAATGACGAactggaggaggaggagcagaagcagaaaagcAAGGCGCAGGAAAACAAACAGCACTTCCTAAGTAGTAGGAACCCATGTACCCATGACCATTCCAAGGAAAGACAACTATATGAGAAAGAAtccaaagaaaaaataaaagcttcAAACGCTTTCAAtgaagaagggaagaaagcgttttacgaaaaaaattacaaactcGCTTGCGTTTACTTTCGAAAGGGGCTGATACAGTTGGATTATTCCTTCCCCGACTCAGAGCAAGAACAGTGTGAACAAAGCAGACTCGAAATTAACTTACATTTGAACCTGGCCATAACGAAGTTTCACATGTCCAACTATCACGAGTGCATCAGTGAATGCTCCACGGTAGGTGCAGAGTGTGCCTTGGGGCGTATATGA